Within Acidobacteriota bacterium, the genomic segment TATCGAACCGTTTTTAATGGTGCCGTGCGAAGCGGTCATAATCGTGGCGTTTTTAATCAGCATTTCACGCGAACCGCTGCGTTGCATCGTAGCTGTATTGGGCTGCGCTGTGCGGGTCGCTTTACGTTTGGTGGTTTTAGCAAACACCGGAAACGCCATCACCAAAATCAGTATGAGCGATATGCCTGCATAAATTTTTGTTTTCATAAATCCTCCGTTCGATTGCAGATTAGCGTTACTTGAATTGCGCATCTGGAAATCCGCAATTCGCAATCCGCAATCCGCAATTTACTTGGGTCTCGTGCCGGTGAAATCGAATGCGCCCATCGCGCCAAGCGCCAGCACGCCTTTAATCGCATCGCCATCAATGGTCGCGGTCATCGTCGCTTCCATATTGTTGCCGCCCGCAGGAATGGTTACCCGCGCCGTCAGGCGATTGCCCTCCATTGCGATGTCGCGCACATCGGCATTGCCCATTGGGGTTGCCAGTGAGCCACTGTAGTTGTTGCCGTCTTTGCGAATGTTCATTTTGACGTTCAAATCGCCTTGCGGAGAATTGACCATTAAACTCCATTCGCCTGAGGGGTCAGCGATTCTAGCTTGTTGGGGTGGCGCACCTGGTCCGCCGGGTCTGCCTTGCCCGCCGCCAAAGCGTTGTTGTTGAGGCGGTGTATTTCTGACCTCGAATTGTAAGCCGTCGATGAAGACGTGGCGAACCCGCGATTCTCTTGCAAACAAATCGCCGCTCATTACCACAAGATTGGCAATCTTTCCGGCTTCGATGGTGCCGAGTTGTTCACTGACGCCAAAAATTTCTGCGGCATTGATGGTCAAGGCTTTCAAGGCTTCGTCTTTCGATAGACCGTTTTCAACCGCGCGGCGAACGCTGCTCAGGAAATCGGCAGGACGCTGGGTTCCGGCAGTGAAAGCGAACTTGACGCCCGCTTGATTGAGCATTGCCGCGCCCTTAGGGGTTTCGGCGCGCATCCGCAAAACTCTGATGGGTTCATCTTCATCATCGGGTAAATCGGTGGCGCGGGCAGGGAAGTCAACCGACAGCACGACGGGAATATTTTTCGCTTTCAATCTGTCGGCAATACGATAGCCATAAAGCGCGCCGCCGATGATCGGTTTCAGTTTGAATTCATCGGCAATCATCAATGCGCGACGAATATCCTGGTCGGAATTGGCGATGAACATCACAGGCATTTCGCCGCGCAAAGCGGGTTGCAATGCCGCCAGCTTTTTATCAGTTTGCGGGCGCGCGATGCCGCGTTTGATGCGATTATACCTGTCCCACTCATCGCGATAATGCACCGCGTCATAAAAGGTCTGGCGGATGTAAGAGACAGTGCCCATCAGTGAGCCTGGATAGCCGCCGCCGAAAAATGAGCCGGTTGAAAATTGGACGGTGAGCGCCACAGGCGAACGCAAAACCAGTTTTGCAGCGTCATCGCCTGCGAGATTAATCAGCGCGCTTTGCCCTGCAAATATTCCCTGACGCGCCGAAGTAAGTGCCGTGGTGATGCCGGCGTTGCGCGCGTCTTCGACATTGGTGCCGCCGGGTTTGACCTGTTCAGCGGCGGAGTTCGACGGGTCGCCGGTGTTGGATTCAGGTTGCTGACCTGCGGCAGCGGCTGCGGCAATCGCTGCCTGTCTGCCACCTGCGCCACCCGCGGCGGGAGTCGCCGGTTGTTGCGGTGCCGGAAGTCCGAGGTTGGTGTAACCATCAATGAAGCCCGGATAGACGACCATACCTGCGCCATTGATGATGCGGGCATCAGCCGGGATTTTGACATTTTCGCCAACCTCTGTAATCAGGCCGTTGCGAAACACAATGGTGCCTTTGGCAATCGTCTTGCCGGTGCCGGTGACGATCTGCGCATCTTTGATGGCATAAGCATCTGCATCATCGAGCCGCGCCGTTTGGCTACTATTGAGTACAAATGCCAACCCCGCGACCAGCGCCAAAAAGATATAAAATTTGGCGCGATGAACAGCAGCCTTTCGCATCAGACGCGAAAAGGTTTTGTCTGACATTGGTGCATGCCTCCTGCAAATTATGGTTTATTAGTGAATGAAATCGTGAATTACGCCGTGTCCACTGTAGCGGCTGTCAATTTATAGCAACCGAAGCCATACTGCAAGGCAACACGGTTCAGGATAATTGGGTTTGATTGCTGAAAAACCTTTTTATGTGAATGTAGAGGAGTTTACAAAGATTTAAGTGCGGGCGATTGATGCATAAATTTCTCGTTTTTTCATATGAGACGTTGAAACTTCAAGGTGTTGAACCTTCGGGAATCTTTTCAAACGCATAGGGGCTTTCAGCGATTGAGCGATTCTCATCAAGCCAAGCTTTTACGTTTTCCGCTGAATGAAGCTGATTGCGCAACAAAGTTGCGATAAAGTTTCTGGTCAGCACCGTATTAAATGCCGGCTCATACTCCATAGAGACTTTCTGACCCGGCAGTTTCACCATAAATGGTATGCGATGATCGACATTCTCAACCGATTCAATCACCTCATCATCGGCTTTTGTCCAGTATGGCGTAGGTTTCCAAATGTAGGGTCGCCACCAATGGTCTGAACTGACAATCACTGTGCTTTTATCCCATTCACCCGCATCTTCCATCGCTTCTCTTACCGCCCCCAATGCCTTGTCGGCAAGCGCCAGATTATCAAGATAACAACTCTCTTCATCCAGCTCAAAGGCTGCCTTCTCGCGGTCGTAAATGCCCGGCGGATGAGGAACCGGCAGGTGAATGAACACCAGACCATAATCGGAATTAGCCGCCATAGGCTTTGCCGCTTGCAAAATGTTTCGATAGCCGTTGCAGTGTTCCTGCCGTTCCCATTTGTTTTGCATACTGTCCATAGCTTTCAACCCGGGAAACCCGGGCAAATTCTCTATCGCCCGTCTGAAATGACCCCACATATTATGTAGGAGATTTTCGTCCCTTACTTCCTGACCAAAGCCGCTGGTCAATTGCTTGCCAAATATTCGGTGATAGGGAATCGCCCAACCCGCAAGCGCCGTTCGGTAATTTAATTCATACGCATCGGAAAAGACTGTCGATTCTGCCGCGAGACTTTGTGATTCATTTGCTCCATCAAAATTTATCAACATATCCGCAGGGCTAGCCGGACGAACCTTTGAAACCAGACGACCAGTAAATAATGCTGGAATTGACATCAACGTGAAGCCCGCAGGCGGATAGGCATTCTTCGCTGAAACGGCTTGTTGACGCAACCCATCAAACGCCGGGAGATTCAGCGTTGCCGCTCGCTTGCCAAAAGACTGAGAATAATCCAGACCGTCAAAAACAATCCACACGACTCGCTGCGACGAAGGCGCTGCCGCATTTCTGGTCGCCTGCGGGTGGGTGAAGGATTTACTCATCAGATAAATTCCCTGAGCCGATGTCCAGATAAAAAAAGGAAACAGAATCAAAGTTAAAACTGGCGTGACTTTAACGATATGATGGCGCAACCAAATAAACACCAGCGAAACGGCAATGAGCAAAATGGTTAGGGCGATGAGGAATTCGGTTTTAATGGCTAGCCAGAAAATCGCGCCCGCAAAGATGCCGATTCCATATCGCAAACGGTGTTTGAGCAATAAGGCTGTGGAAGCGGTAATCAAGGTTCCCAGGGCGCGAAGTTCGGTTAAGTTGAAATACCCGACCGATCTCAGTAAAGCCGTTTGAAAGCTAAAATCTTTTCCGAATAATTGCGGCAAAATCGCAACAGCCGCAAACAGAAAAAAGAGCAGCGAAAAAAGTAAGCGTCCGGTTTGCAACAGGCGGTCATTTTTAGAGCGACGAAAGAGTTGCATTGCCGCGAAAAGCAGGGCACCGAACAGGCATACATTAACCAGTAATGCCAGGATGTTTTTAAAACTGAAAAGCGAAAACTTGCCAAACCAGAAATGATTAATATCCAACAAAGCGATCCATTGGCTTGTAAAAAACAGATTCGCGAGTGACAACGCTCTTGCTGCATCTTTGAGAATTTGGTTTCGCATTATTTTTTTCTCAGCCAATAAAGCCAGCGATGGGTTCCGTCGAGGTGTTGTGAACCGCTAATTGCAAAATGGCGTTTGCAGGTTTCTTCAAAAAATTCGCGCGTGAGGTATGAAAATAGATGTTCTCTGCCACGCATCAACCGGCGAAACATCGAATCGGCAGGAGCAATAAATTCGACAATCAATTGCTCGGTACAAAGTTCGGCGGCAAGTTGCAGGATTTCTGCGAGCGGAATGCGTTCGGTCACTAACATATGATGGATGACCGCCAGCATCAGCACGGTATCGAATTTGCCCTTTGCCCGCTCAAGAAATGATGGACATTCGTGATTGCGCCAACCCATTGCCGGCGTCGGGCGCGTCAGATTGACGACCAGTGGCAGAATATCGAGATGCTCGGCTTTGGCGCGAACCAGTGTCTGATCGACAACCACCGGATCATAATCAATGGCAACGACGCTTGCGCCGGCGCGCGCGGCAATGGCGCTGAAATGACCTGTGTTACACCCGACATCCAACACCTTTCGGGGATGCGAGGTTTCTACGACTTCCCGAACAAACTGCTCTTTGGTTTGAAAATGTTCTTGGGTGTAATTGTTATTGGCGTCGAGATAATCCGACCAGGTTGATTTCTGATTGCTCGCGGGTTTTAGCTTAACCAGCACCTTGCGTAAACGTTTGAATGAAGTTTCCAGAATAAACCGGGCTTTTTCAGGATTATTCAACATCTGCTTTTGATAGATGGTCACATCATCCTGATGATGGCGGCGACCGAGCCAGGTCGGAATTGACACGCAGGTTAAAAATGGCGGTCTGAGTTTTTGCAGGGTTCTGCAAAGTTTGTAAACCTCTTCGGGTTCCAATCCCTCACGCCTTGTGGTGAGCAATTGTTCAAGCGCAATACCGAAATATTTATTGGTCAGTAGCGGTAACAAAAAGGTGCGTTCAAATTGCGCCAGCGCCATCCATATCGGGTCATTCGCCTGACGGTTTTCAAACGATAAAACATCGACAAAAACCGGTTGGGTGGCGCGGAAGAGAATGTTATAGGGCGTTGCGTCTTTTAATCCC encodes:
- a CDS encoding amidohydrolase family protein, with protein sequence MSDKTFSRLMRKAAVHRAKFYIFLALVAGLAFVLNSSQTARLDDADAYAIKDAQIVTGTGKTIAKGTIVFRNGLITEVGENVKIPADARIINGAGMVVYPGFIDGYTNLGLPAPQQPATPAAGGAGGRQAAIAAAAAAGQQPESNTGDPSNSAAEQVKPGGTNVEDARNAGITTALTSARQGIFAGQSALINLAGDDAAKLVLRSPVALTVQFSTGSFFGGGYPGSLMGTVSYIRQTFYDAVHYRDEWDRYNRIKRGIARPQTDKKLAALQPALRGEMPVMFIANSDQDIRRALMIADEFKLKPIIGGALYGYRIADRLKAKNIPVVLSVDFPARATDLPDDEDEPIRVLRMRAETPKGAAMLNQAGVKFAFTAGTQRPADFLSSVRRAVENGLSKDEALKALTINAAEIFGVSEQLGTIEAGKIANLVVMSGDLFARESRVRHVFIDGLQFEVRNTPPQQQRFGGGQGRPGGPGAPPQQARIADPSGEWSLMVNSPQGDLNVKMNIRKDGNNYSGSLATPMGNADVRDIAMEGNRLTARVTIPAGGNNMEATMTATIDGDAIKGVLALGAMGAFDFTGTRPK
- a CDS encoding sulfatase-like hydrolase/transferase, which encodes MRNQILKDAARALSLANLFFTSQWIALLDINHFWFGKFSLFSFKNILALLVNVCLFGALLFAAMQLFRRSKNDRLLQTGRLLFSLLFFLFAAVAILPQLFGKDFSFQTALLRSVGYFNLTELRALGTLITASTALLLKHRLRYGIGIFAGAIFWLAIKTEFLIALTILLIAVSLVFIWLRHHIVKVTPVLTLILFPFFIWTSAQGIYLMSKSFTHPQATRNAAAPSSQRVVWIVFDGLDYSQSFGKRAATLNLPAFDGLRQQAVSAKNAYPPAGFTLMSIPALFTGRLVSKVRPASPADMLINFDGANESQSLAAESTVFSDAYELNYRTALAGWAIPYHRIFGKQLTSGFGQEVRDENLLHNMWGHFRRAIENLPGFPGLKAMDSMQNKWERQEHCNGYRNILQAAKPMAANSDYGLVFIHLPVPHPPGIYDREKAAFELDEESCYLDNLALADKALGAVREAMEDAGEWDKSTVIVSSDHWWRPYIWKPTPYWTKADDEVIESVENVDHRIPFMVKLPGQKVSMEYEPAFNTVLTRNFIATLLRNQLHSAENVKAWLDENRSIAESPYAFEKIPEGSTP
- a CDS encoding class I SAM-dependent methyltransferase: MEELKSFLASSTFRQFHQQGAIVNTEFPNEDAALALFSYRESGKTFSDFGDFTLAEHEKIPFQNFPYEWSPGMLYEAAHLTLDLAESLLAEGMGLKDATPYNILFRATQPVFVDVLSFENRQANDPIWMALAQFERTFLLPLLTNKYFGIALEQLLTTRREGLEPEEVYKLCRTLQKLRPPFLTCVSIPTWLGRRHHQDDVTIYQKQMLNNPEKARFILETSFKRLRKVLVKLKPASNQKSTWSDYLDANNNYTQEHFQTKEQFVREVVETSHPRKVLDVGCNTGHFSAIAARAGASVVAIDYDPVVVDQTLVRAKAEHLDILPLVVNLTRPTPAMGWRNHECPSFLERAKGKFDTVLMLAVIHHMLVTERIPLAEILQLAAELCTEQLIVEFIAPADSMFRRLMRGREHLFSYLTREFFEETCKRHFAISGSQHLDGTHRWLYWLRKK